One window of Streptomyces sp. FIT100 genomic DNA carries:
- the nadC gene encoding carboxylating nicotinate-nucleotide diphosphorylase has translation MSTPEERPEPVDVPLIQIGAPASAQSSGCGDGCGCADEAYEEAYECGLDPALASLLAEAGLDPVQVEDIAHLAIEEDLDGGVDITTVATVPEDAVATGDFVAREPGVVAGLRVAEAVLSIVCTDEFTVERHVEDGDRVEAGEKLLSVTTRTRDLLTGERSALNILCRLSGIATATRAWADALEGTNARVRDTRKTTPGLRALEKYAVRCGGGVNHRMSLSDAALVKDNHVIAAGGVAQAFKAVREKLAELGTPDLAIEVEVDTLHQVREVLDAGADLILLDNFTPTETEEAVALVKNRAVLESSGRLTVANARAYAETGVDYLAVGALTHSSAILDIGLDLREAEV, from the coding sequence GTGAGCACGCCCGAAGAACGTCCCGAGCCCGTGGACGTACCGCTGATCCAGATCGGCGCCCCGGCATCCGCCCAGTCGTCCGGCTGCGGCGACGGCTGCGGCTGTGCCGACGAGGCGTACGAGGAGGCGTACGAGTGCGGCCTCGACCCCGCACTCGCGAGCCTTCTCGCCGAGGCCGGCCTCGACCCCGTCCAGGTCGAGGACATCGCCCACCTCGCGATCGAGGAGGACCTCGACGGCGGGGTCGACATCACGACCGTCGCCACCGTCCCCGAGGACGCGGTCGCCACCGGTGACTTCGTCGCCCGTGAGCCCGGCGTCGTCGCGGGCCTCCGCGTCGCCGAGGCCGTCCTCTCGATCGTCTGTACGGACGAGTTCACCGTCGAGCGCCATGTCGAGGACGGCGACCGCGTCGAGGCCGGCGAGAAGCTGCTCTCCGTCACGACCCGCACCCGCGACCTCCTCACCGGCGAGCGCAGCGCGCTGAACATCCTGTGCCGCCTCTCCGGCATCGCCACCGCCACCCGCGCCTGGGCCGACGCGCTCGAAGGCACCAACGCGCGCGTGCGCGACACCCGCAAGACCACCCCCGGCCTGCGCGCCCTGGAGAAGTACGCCGTGCGCTGCGGCGGCGGCGTCAACCACCGCATGTCGCTCTCCGACGCGGCCCTGGTCAAGGACAACCACGTCATCGCGGCGGGCGGCGTCGCGCAGGCGTTCAAGGCCGTCCGCGAGAAGCTCGCCGAGCTGGGCACCCCCGATCTCGCCATCGAGGTCGAGGTCGACACCCTGCACCAGGTCCGCGAGGTCCTGGACGCCGGCGCCGACCTGATCCTGCTCGACAACTTCACGCCGACCGAGACCGAGGAGGCCGTCGCCCTCGTCAAGAACCGCGCGGTCCTGGAGTCCTCCGGCCGGCTCACGGTCGCCAACGCCCGGGCGTACGCCGAGACCGGCGTCGACTACCTCGCGGTCGGGGCCCTCACCCACTCGTCCGCGATCCTCGACATCGGTCTCGACCTGCGAGAGGCCGAGGTCTGA
- a CDS encoding BlaI/MecI/CopY family transcriptional regulator, with protein MPRQLGELEDAVMTRIWQWNRPVTVREVLEDLQQDRSIAYTTVMTVMDNLHQKGWVRREVEGRAYRYTAVSTRAAYSAALMNEAWSKSDNPAAALVAFFGMMSQEQREALQDAIRIVQPPTAEPHTAEAQITEASEARTREARTVEAQSGEAAAEPEEGREAADDVDGPGR; from the coding sequence GTGCCCCGTCAATTGGGAGAGCTCGAAGACGCCGTCATGACGCGCATCTGGCAATGGAACCGCCCGGTGACGGTCCGGGAAGTCCTGGAAGATCTCCAGCAGGATCGCTCCATCGCCTACACCACCGTCATGACCGTTATGGACAATCTCCATCAGAAGGGCTGGGTGCGCAGGGAAGTCGAAGGGCGCGCCTATCGATATACCGCCGTCTCCACCCGGGCCGCCTACTCGGCCGCACTGATGAACGAAGCCTGGTCGAAGAGCGACAACCCCGCCGCCGCCCTTGTCGCGTTCTTCGGCATGATGTCGCAGGAGCAGCGCGAGGCGCTCCAGGACGCGATCCGCATCGTTCAGCCCCCGACCGCGGAGCCGCACACCGCGGAAGCGCAGATCACGGAAGCCTCCGAAGCCCGGACCCGGGAAGCCCGGACCGTGGAAGCGCAGAGCGGGGAAGCGGCCGCGGAACCCGAAGAAGGCCGGGAGGCCGCCGACGACGTGGACGGGCCGGGGCGATAG
- a CDS encoding ATP-dependent Clp protease ATP-binding subunit — MFERFTDRARRVVVLAQEEARMLNHNYIGTEHILLGLIHEGEGVAAKALESLGISLEAVRQQVEEIIGQGQQAPSGHIPFTPRAKKVLELSLREALQLGHNYIGTEHILLGLIREGEGVAAQVLVKLGADLNRVRQQVIQLLSGYQQGKEAATAGGPAEGTPSTSLVLDQFGRNLTQAARESKLDPVIGREKEIERVMQVLSRRTKNNPVLIGEPGVGKTAVVEGLAQAIVKGEVPETLKDKHLYTLDLGALVAGSRYRGDFEERLKKVLKEIRTRGDIILFIDELHTLVGAGAAEGAIDAASILKPMLARGELQTIGATTLDEYRKHLEKDAALERRFQPIQVAEPSLPHTIEILKGLRDRYEAHHRVSITDEALVQAATLADRYISDRFLPDKAIDLIDEAGSRMRIRRMTAPPDLREFDEKIAGVRRDKESAIDSQDFEKAASLRDKEKQLLAAKAKREKEWKAGDMDVVAEVDGELIAEVLATATGIPVFKLTEEESSRLLRMEDELHKRVIGQKDAIRALSQAIRRTRAGLKDPKRPGGSFIFAGPSGVGKTELSKTLAEFLFGDEDALISLDMSEFSEKHTVSRLFGSPPGYVGYEEGGQLTEKVRRKPFSVVLFDEVEKAHPDIFNSLLQILEDGRLTDSQGRVVDFKNTVIIMTTNLGTRDISKGFNLGFAAQGDTKSTYERMKAKVNEELKQHFRPEFLNRVDDTVVFHQLSQEDIIQIVDLMIAKVDERLKDRDMGIELSQEAKLLLAKKGYDPVLGARPLRRTIQREIEDLLSEKILFGELRPGHIVVVDTEGEGEEKKFTFRGEEKSALPDVPPIEQAAGGGSGPNLSKDA; from the coding sequence ATGTTCGAGAGGTTCACCGACCGCGCGCGGCGGGTTGTCGTCCTGGCTCAGGAAGAAGCCCGGATGCTCAACCACAACTACATCGGCACCGAGCACATCCTCCTGGGCCTTATCCACGAGGGTGAGGGTGTCGCCGCTAAGGCCCTGGAGAGCCTCGGGATTTCGCTCGAGGCGGTCCGCCAGCAGGTGGAGGAGATCATCGGCCAGGGCCAGCAGGCCCCGTCCGGGCACATCCCCTTCACCCCCCGTGCCAAGAAGGTCCTGGAGCTGTCGCTCCGTGAGGCTCTTCAGCTGGGCCACAACTACATCGGCACGGAGCACATCCTGCTCGGCCTGATCCGCGAGGGTGAGGGTGTCGCCGCCCAGGTCCTCGTGAAGCTCGGCGCCGATCTCAACCGGGTGCGGCAGCAGGTCATCCAGCTGCTCTCCGGTTACCAGCAGGGCAAGGAGGCCGCCACGGCCGGCGGCCCGGCCGAGGGCACGCCCTCGACCTCCCTCGTCCTCGACCAGTTCGGCCGGAACCTCACCCAGGCAGCTCGTGAGTCCAAACTCGACCCGGTCATCGGGCGCGAGAAGGAGATCGAGCGGGTCATGCAGGTGCTGTCCCGCCGTACGAAGAACAACCCGGTCCTCATCGGCGAGCCCGGCGTCGGCAAGACGGCGGTCGTCGAGGGCCTGGCGCAGGCCATCGTCAAGGGTGAGGTGCCCGAGACCCTCAAGGACAAGCACCTCTACACCCTGGACCTCGGCGCGCTGGTCGCCGGCTCCCGGTACCGCGGTGACTTCGAGGAGCGCCTGAAGAAGGTCCTCAAGGAGATCCGCACCCGCGGCGACATCATCCTGTTCATCGACGAGCTCCACACCCTGGTGGGTGCGGGTGCCGCCGAGGGCGCGATCGACGCCGCCAGCATCCTGAAGCCGATGCTGGCCCGCGGCGAGCTGCAGACCATCGGTGCGACGACGCTCGACGAGTACCGCAAGCACCTGGAGAAGGACGCGGCCCTGGAGCGCCGCTTCCAGCCCATCCAGGTCGCGGAGCCGTCGCTGCCGCACACCATCGAGATCCTCAAGGGTCTGCGCGACCGGTACGAGGCGCACCACCGCGTCTCCATCACCGACGAGGCGCTGGTCCAGGCCGCCACCCTGGCCGACCGGTACATCTCGGACCGCTTCCTGCCGGACAAGGCGATCGACCTGATCGACGAGGCCGGCTCCCGGATGCGTATCCGCCGGATGACCGCGCCGCCGGACCTGCGCGAGTTCGACGAGAAGATCGCCGGTGTCCGCCGGGACAAGGAGTCCGCGATCGACTCCCAGGACTTCGAGAAGGCGGCTTCTCTCCGCGACAAGGAGAAGCAGCTGCTGGCGGCGAAGGCCAAGCGGGAGAAGGAGTGGAAGGCCGGCGACATGGACGTCGTCGCCGAGGTCGACGGCGAGCTGATCGCCGAGGTCCTCGCCACGGCCACCGGCATCCCGGTCTTCAAGCTGACGGAGGAGGAGTCCTCCCGGCTGCTGCGCATGGAGGACGAGCTCCACAAGCGCGTCATCGGCCAGAAGGACGCCATCCGGGCGCTGTCCCAGGCGATCCGGCGTACCCGCGCCGGTCTGAAGGACCCGAAGCGCCCCGGCGGTTCCTTCATCTTCGCCGGTCCGTCCGGTGTCGGTAAGACCGAGCTCTCCAAGACGCTCGCCGAATTCCTCTTCGGCGACGAGGACGCGCTGATCTCCCTCGACATGTCGGAGTTCAGCGAGAAGCACACGGTGTCCCGGCTCTTCGGCTCCCCGCCCGGATACGTGGGTTACGAGGAGGGTGGCCAGCTCACCGAGAAGGTGCGCCGGAAGCCGTTCTCCGTCGTCCTCTTCGACGAGGTCGAGAAGGCCCACCCCGATATCTTCAATTCCCTTCTCCAGATCCTGGAGGACGGTCGCCTGACCGACTCCCAGGGCCGGGTCGTGGACTTCAAGAACACGGTCATCATCATGACGACCAACCTCGGGACCCGGGACATCTCCAAGGGCTTCAACCTGGGCTTCGCCGCCCAGGGCGACACCAAGAGCACCTACGAGCGGATGAAGGCGAAGGTCAACGAAGAGCTGAAGCAGCACTTCCGGCCTGAGTTCCTCAACCGTGTGGACGACACGGTCGTCTTCCACCAGCTCTCGCAGGAAGACATCATCCAGATCGTCGACCTGATGATCGCCAAGGTGGATGAGCGGCTCAAGGACCGCGACATGGGCATCGAGCTCAGCCAGGAGGCGAAGCTCCTGCTGGCCAAGAAGGGCTACGACCCGGTCCTGGGTGCCCGGCCGCTGCGCCGGACGATCCAGCGCGAGATCGAGGACCTGCTCTCCGAGAAGATCCTCTTCGGTGAGCTGCGCCCCGGTCACATCGTGGTCGTCGACACCGAGGGCGAGGGTGAGGAGAAGAAGTTCACCTTCCGCGGCGAGGAGAAGTCGGCGCTGCCGGACGTTCCGCCGATCGAGCAGGCGGCGGGCGGCGGCAGCGGTCCGAACCTGTCGAAGGACGCCTGA
- a CDS encoding type III pantothenate kinase yields the protein MLLTIDVGNTHTVLGLFDGEDIVEHWRVSTDPRRTADELAVLLNGLMGMHPLLGDELGDGIEGIAICATVPSVLHELREVTRRYYGDVPAVLVEPGVKTGVPILMDNPKEVGADRIINAVAAVELYGGPAIVVDFGTATTFDAVSARGEYTGGVIAPGIEISVEALGVKGAQLRKIELARPRSVIGKNTVEAMQSGIVYGFAGQVDGVVQRMKRELADDPEDVTVIATGGLAPMVLGESSAIDEHEPWLTLIGLRLVYERNVSRM from the coding sequence ATGCTGCTCACCATCGACGTCGGCAACACCCACACCGTCCTCGGCCTCTTCGACGGCGAGGACATCGTGGAGCACTGGCGCGTCTCCACCGACCCGCGCCGAACCGCCGACGAGCTCGCGGTGCTCCTCAACGGCCTGATGGGCATGCACCCGCTGCTCGGCGACGAGCTCGGCGACGGCATCGAGGGCATCGCGATCTGCGCCACCGTCCCCTCCGTGCTGCACGAGCTCCGCGAGGTGACCCGCCGCTACTACGGCGACGTGCCCGCCGTCCTCGTCGAGCCCGGGGTCAAGACGGGCGTGCCGATCCTGATGGACAACCCCAAGGAGGTCGGCGCGGACCGCATCATCAACGCGGTCGCCGCCGTCGAGCTCTACGGCGGCCCGGCGATCGTCGTCGACTTCGGTACGGCCACGACGTTCGACGCGGTCAGCGCCCGCGGTGAGTACACGGGCGGGGTCATCGCCCCCGGCATCGAGATCTCGGTCGAGGCGCTCGGCGTCAAGGGCGCCCAGCTCCGCAAGATCGAGCTGGCCCGCCCGCGCAGCGTCATTGGCAAGAACACGGTCGAGGCGATGCAGTCGGGCATCGTGTACGGCTTCGCGGGCCAGGTGGACGGGGTCGTCCAGCGCATGAAGCGGGAGCTGGCCGACGATCCGGAGGACGTGACCGTGATCGCCACCGGCGGACTGGCGCCGATGGTGCTGGGCGAGTCGTCCGCGATCGACGAGCACGAGCCCTGGTTGACGCTGATCGGGCTCCGCCTGGTGTACGAGCGCAACGTCTCGCGCATGTGA
- a CDS encoding amino-acid N-acetyltransferase yields the protein MSFPHPLPNAAANVVTVRRARTSDVPDVRRLVDPYVSEGILLDKATVTLYEDIQEFWVAERDNDARVIGCGALHVMWEDLAEVRTLAVDPQFTGLGIGHQVLGQLLHTARWLGVRRVFCLTFEVDFFTKHGFVEIGETPVDGDVYSELLRSYDEGVAEFLGLERVKPNTLGNSRMLLHL from the coding sequence ATGTCCTTCCCGCATCCGCTTCCCAATGCCGCTGCAAATGTCGTGACCGTCCGCCGGGCCCGGACCAGCGATGTGCCGGACGTCCGCCGGCTTGTCGACCCGTACGTGAGCGAAGGCATCCTGCTCGACAAAGCGACGGTGACGCTTTACGAGGACATCCAGGAGTTCTGGGTGGCGGAACGCGACAACGACGCCCGCGTCATCGGCTGCGGTGCTCTGCACGTCATGTGGGAAGATCTCGCGGAAGTCCGCACACTGGCGGTCGATCCGCAGTTCACGGGCCTGGGCATCGGTCACCAGGTGCTGGGGCAGCTGCTGCACACCGCCCGCTGGCTGGGAGTGCGGCGGGTATTCTGCCTCACCTTCGAAGTCGACTTCTTCACGAAGCACGGCTTCGTGGAGATCGGTGAGACTCCTGTTGACGGAGATGTGTACAGCGAGCTGCTGCGTTCCTATGACGAGGGTGTCGCCGAGTTCCTCGGTCTCGAACGAGTGAAGCCGAACACCTTGGGCAACAGTCGGATGCTTCTGCACCTGTGA
- a CDS encoding Lsr2 family protein, with translation MAQKVQVLLVDDLDGGEADETVTFALDGKTYEIDLTTSNADKLRDLLAPYTKGGRRTGGRAATGRGKGRVAAATGGKDTAEIRKWAKENGYSVNDRGRVPAEIREAYEKANG, from the coding sequence GTGGCACAGAAGGTTCAGGTCCTTCTTGTCGACGACCTCGACGGTGGCGAGGCCGACGAGACCGTGACGTTCGCGCTGGACGGCAAGACTTACGAGATCGACCTCACCACCTCCAACGCGGACAAGCTCCGCGACCTGCTCGCGCCGTACACCAAGGGCGGCCGGCGGACCGGCGGTCGTGCTGCGACGGGCCGTGGCAAGGGCCGCGTCGCCGCCGCGACGGGTGGCAAGGACACGGCCGAGATCCGTAAGTGGGCCAAGGAGAACGGCTACAGCGTCAACGACCGCGGCCGCGTTCCCGCCGAGATCCGCGAGGCCTACGAGAAGGCCAACGGCTGA
- a CDS encoding SCO3374 family protein: protein MAFTVPPPRAPLPVPPDDGVTRWYERELGWATAAGPPVRLPTGLRFDVLELPADAGYALLGRYGRTGPVALSGRRMRLLVAAGSADELPGLLDWLEWGGIGLDLTALGAGGRITAPAPLGAPAPLGAATWLRPPEPGREVEPSLPALSPVGRCAGPGGGGGTPDLARLVDAAASACHRARLLRASARAHRPTTHRAGAQPLAFS from the coding sequence ATGGCCTTCACCGTCCCGCCCCCTCGTGCACCGCTGCCGGTGCCGCCCGACGACGGCGTCACGCGCTGGTACGAGCGCGAGCTCGGGTGGGCGACGGCCGCGGGGCCGCCGGTGCGGCTGCCGACCGGGCTCCGCTTCGACGTGCTGGAGCTGCCGGCCGACGCGGGGTACGCCCTGCTCGGGCGGTACGGACGGACCGGCCCTGTCGCCCTCTCGGGGCGGCGGATGCGGCTGCTGGTGGCCGCGGGGAGCGCCGACGAGCTGCCGGGGCTGCTCGACTGGCTGGAGTGGGGCGGGATCGGACTGGATCTGACCGCCCTCGGCGCGGGTGGGCGGATCACCGCCCCCGCGCCCCTGGGAGCCCCCGCCCCACTGGGGGCCGCCACGTGGTTGCGGCCCCCGGAGCCGGGGCGCGAGGTGGAGCCGTCGCTTCCGGCACTGTCCCCCGTCGGACGCTGCGCCGGGCCCGGGGGTGGTGGGGGCACCCCCGACCTGGCTCGGCTCGTGGACGCGGCGGCGAGTGCGTGCCACCGTGCCCGGCTGCTACGGGCGAGTGCCCGGGCACACAGGCCGACCACTCATCGAGCGGGTGCTCAGCCGTTGGCCTTCTCGTAG